DNA sequence from the Gammaproteobacteria bacterium genome:
TTTTGGTCGAGGTAAAGCCCGTGAAGTACCGGCCGCCATTCAAAAAGCAATGGAAAGCGCCAGGCGTAGCTTGATTCAAATTGAGCTAAATGGCAATACTTTGCAACACACTATCATAGCTCGTCATGGCGCTACTAAAGTATTGATAAAACCAGCCTCTGAAGGTACTGGAGTGATTGCAGGTAATGCAATGCGCGCGGTATTTGAAGTGATGGGTGTATCTAACGTTTTGGCTAAATGCATAGGCTCATCTAATCCTATGAATGTAGTCAGAGCTACTGTAAAAGGTTTAAAATCCATGGCGTCACCAGCAGCTATTGCTGAAAAGCGTGGTAAAACTGTCGAAGAAATTCTTGAATAAGTGAGTCTCATATGAAAGCTGCTCAATCAAAACAGCTAAAAATTAAATTAATAAAAAGTCTCAGTGGGCGACTTCCTGGCCATATTGCTTGCGCTAATGGTTTAGGATTACGCCGAATCAATCAGATTCGTGTGGTAGAAAATACCTCTCCAAATCGAGGTATGATAAATAAAATTGCTTATTTATTGACAGTGGAAGAGTTATAGTCAAGTTTCTTTCTCCCCAAGGTCTATAAGCGTTAGGCTAAAGTGATTGCTGTATCCTCCCTTTTAAAAAAAGGAAGGTTAATTTTTCTTGAATGCTGCACAAAACAAAGAGATTTTTATATGCACTTGAATACATTAAAACCAGCCCCTGGAGCTAAGCAAGCCCCTAAACGTGTCGGTCGTGGCATAGGATCAGGTTTGGGAAAGACCTGCGGCAGGGGGCATAAAGGTCAGCATGCGCGTGCTGGCGGCTATCATAAAGTTGGTTTTGAGGGCGGTCAAATGCCTTTGCAACGTCGTCTACCTAAATTTGGTTTCACTTCAGCACAAGCTCAGTTTTCGGTCGAAGTTCGGTTGCATGAACTATTAAAAGTTGATGGAAATCAGATTAATTTAGATGCCTTAAAAAGGGCCAATATTGTGCCTGTACAAGCTAAAACAGTTAAAGTTATTTTGTCAGGGAAAATTGATAAACCTGTTACTCTTCAGGGTATAAAAGTGACTGCAGGTGCTAAAAAAGCGATCGAACAAGCTGGCGGAAAGGTTGAAGAATAAATGGCACAGCCCAAGTTAGGATTAGGCCTCTCACAAGGTGGTTTGGGGGAACTCAAGCGTAGACTTTTATTTGTCCTTATTGGCATTATTATTTATCGCATTGGTGCACATATTCCTGTACCTGGCATTAATCCTGAACGCTTAGCTGATTTATTTAAAAATCAACAAAATGGTATTTTAGGCCTGTTCAATATGTTTTCTGGTGGTGCTCTCCAGCGCTTTACCGTTTTTGCTTTGAATGTCATGCCATATATTTCTGCATCCATTATCATGCAGTTATTTACGGTCATTTCTCCTAAATTGGAACAGCTGAAAAAAGAAGGCGAGTCGGGGCGACGAAAAATCAATCAGTACACAAGGTATGGCACATTAATATTAGCCACTTTCCAAGCATTAGGTATATCGAGATGGTTAGTCAGTAATGGCACGGTCATTAACCCTGGGTTTAGTTTTTATTTTACTGCCACTTTAACATTAGTTACGGGAACTATGTTTTTAATGTGGCTTGGAGAGCAGATTACTGAAAGAGGTATTGGAAACGGTATATCTCTTATCATTTTTGCTGGTATTGTCTCTAGATTCCCAGCAGCTATTGCTGAAGTGATGGGGCAGGTCAGACAAGGCCAAATGCAAGTTATCTCTCTATTGTTATTAGTTATCGTGGTTTTATGCATTACTGCTTTCGTAGTATTTGTAGAGCGTGGCCAGCGTCGAATTACTGTAAATTACGCTAAACGGCAGCAAGGTAGAAAAATTTATGCTGCACAGAGCAGTCATTTGCCCTTAAAAATTAACATGTCTGGGGTTATTCCAGTTATATTTGCTTCAAGTATTATTTTATTTCCTGGTACTATTGCCCAATGGTTTTCATCCGTACCTGGGATGAGTTGGTTGACAAAGATCAGTTTAATGTTGCAGCCTGGTCAGCCATTATTTATGTTATTTGATGCTATAGCGATTATTTTCTTTTGTTTTTTTTATACAGCATTAGTATTCAATCCTAAAGAAACGGCTGATAATCTTAAAAAGTCAGGTGCTTTTATACCGGGGTTGCGTCCAGGTGAGCAGACAGCTCAATATGTTGATTTAGTAATGACACGATTAACTTTAGTGGGCGCTATGTACCTTACCTTAGTGTCATTATTACCTGAATTTTTCATAGTAACCTGGCATGTACCTTTTTATTTTGGTGGTACATCACTTTTGATTGTAGTAGTAGTGTTGATGGATTTTATGGCACAAGTACAAGCGCATCTTGTATCTCACCAATATGAATCAATCATGAAAAAAGCAAATTTAAAAGGGCGTAGTACAGGTTTGCAGCGCTGAATATTACCCTCTTTGCAAAAGTGGTGAGGTTTAAAGAGTTTTGGGTGCCGATTGACTATGAGTACGTGATCCTCTTTAAATCCCCCTTTTCAAAGGGAAGGTAGTTGCTGCTTTGAATTAGTTTTAGTGGAGGAGATCCTCATGAAAGTGAGAGTTTCAGTGAAAAAAATG
Encoded proteins:
- the secY gene encoding preprotein translocase subunit SecY, whose translation is MAQPKLGLGLSQGGLGELKRRLLFVLIGIIIYRIGAHIPVPGINPERLADLFKNQQNGILGLFNMFSGGALQRFTVFALNVMPYISASIIMQLFTVISPKLEQLKKEGESGRRKINQYTRYGTLILATFQALGISRWLVSNGTVINPGFSFYFTATLTLVTGTMFLMWLGEQITERGIGNGISLIIFAGIVSRFPAAIAEVMGQVRQGQMQVISLLLLVIVVLCITAFVVFVERGQRRITVNYAKRQQGRKIYAAQSSHLPLKINMSGVIPVIFASSIILFPGTIAQWFSSVPGMSWLTKISLMLQPGQPLFMLFDAIAIIFFCFFYTALVFNPKETADNLKKSGAFIPGLRPGEQTAQYVDLVMTRLTLVGAMYLTLVSLLPEFFIVTWHVPFYFGGTSLLIVVVVLMDFMAQVQAHLVSHQYESIMKKANLKGRSTGLQR
- the rpmD gene encoding 50S ribosomal protein L30 gives rise to the protein MKAAQSKQLKIKLIKSLSGRLPGHIACANGLGLRRINQIRVVENTSPNRGMINKIAYLLTVEEL
- the rpsE gene encoding 30S ribosomal protein S5, with the translated sequence MSSAEIEVTSDGFQEKLVAVNRTAKVVKGGRIFGFSALVVVGNGKGKFGFGRGKAREVPAAIQKAMESARRSLIQIELNGNTLQHTIIARHGATKVLIKPASEGTGVIAGNAMRAVFEVMGVSNVLAKCIGSSNPMNVVRATVKGLKSMASPAAIAEKRGKTVEEILE
- the rplO gene encoding 50S ribosomal protein L15; translated protein: MHLNTLKPAPGAKQAPKRVGRGIGSGLGKTCGRGHKGQHARAGGYHKVGFEGGQMPLQRRLPKFGFTSAQAQFSVEVRLHELLKVDGNQINLDALKRANIVPVQAKTVKVILSGKIDKPVTLQGIKVTAGAKKAIEQAGGKVEE